A window from Mangifera indica cultivar Alphonso chromosome 2, CATAS_Mindica_2.1, whole genome shotgun sequence encodes these proteins:
- the LOC123209595 gene encoding putative axial regulator YABBY 2 isoform X2, translating to MSMDLASSERVCYVQCNFCNTILAVSVPCNSLLNIVTVRCGHCANLLSVNMESSLQTLPLQDPQKQHIYGEDHSNKECGSSSKCNKLSTFESTERETPRTPPIRPPEKRQRVPSAYNRFIKEEIQRIKASNPDISHREAFSTAAKNWAHFPHIHFGLKLDGNKQGKLDQALTEGTQKSNGFY from the exons ATGTCAATGGACTTGGCTTCCTCCGAACGTGTTTGTTATGTTCAGTGCAACTTCTGCAACACCATTTTAGCG GTAAGTGTTCCTTGTAACAGTTTGTTGAACATTGTGACGGTGAGATGCGGGCACTGTGCCAATTTGCTATCGGTAAACATGGAATCTTCACTTCAAACACTGCCTCTTCAAGATCCTCAG AAGCAACACATATACGGTGAAGATCATTCAAATAAGGAATGTGGGTCGTCTTCGAAATGCAATAAGTTATCTACTTTTGAGTCTACTGAGCGTGAAACACCTAGAACGCCTCCCATTCGCC CCCCAGAGAAGAGACAACGAGTTCCTTCTGCATATAACAGGTTTATCAA GGAGGAAATCCAAAGGATTAAGGCTAGTAATCCAGACATCAGCCACAGGGAAGCTTTCAGCACAGCAGCAAAAAAT TGGGCACATTTTCCTCATATTCACTTTGGGCTAAAGCTGGATGGCAACAAACAAGGAAAATTGGACCAGGCATTGACAGAGGGCACTCAGAAGTCTAATGGATTCTACTAA
- the LOC123209595 gene encoding putative axial regulator YABBY 2 isoform X1: MSMDLASSERVCYVQCNFCNTILAVSVPCNSLLNIVTVRCGHCANLLSVNMESSLQTLPLQDPQLQKQHIYGEDHSNKECGSSSKCNKLSTFESTERETPRTPPIRPPEKRQRVPSAYNRFIKEEIQRIKASNPDISHREAFSTAAKNWAHFPHIHFGLKLDGNKQGKLDQALTEGTQKSNGFY, translated from the exons ATGTCAATGGACTTGGCTTCCTCCGAACGTGTTTGTTATGTTCAGTGCAACTTCTGCAACACCATTTTAGCG GTAAGTGTTCCTTGTAACAGTTTGTTGAACATTGTGACGGTGAGATGCGGGCACTGTGCCAATTTGCTATCGGTAAACATGGAATCTTCACTTCAAACACTGCCTCTTCAAGATCCTCAG TTGCAGAAGCAACACATATACGGTGAAGATCATTCAAATAAGGAATGTGGGTCGTCTTCGAAATGCAATAAGTTATCTACTTTTGAGTCTACTGAGCGTGAAACACCTAGAACGCCTCCCATTCGCC CCCCAGAGAAGAGACAACGAGTTCCTTCTGCATATAACAGGTTTATCAA GGAGGAAATCCAAAGGATTAAGGCTAGTAATCCAGACATCAGCCACAGGGAAGCTTTCAGCACAGCAGCAAAAAAT TGGGCACATTTTCCTCATATTCACTTTGGGCTAAAGCTGGATGGCAACAAACAAGGAAAATTGGACCAGGCATTGACAGAGGGCACTCAGAAGTCTAATGGATTCTACTAA